CTGACCTGGCAGATCAACCCGAGCAAGATGATCTATGCCACCTGGTCCGAAGGTTACCGTCCTGGCGGCATCAACCGCCGCGGCACGCTGCCGCCGTACCTGTCGGACTACCTGACCAACTACGAGATGGGCTGGAAGACCAGCTGGGCCGACAACCGCGTCACCTTCAACGGCTCGGTGTTCCACCAGGAGTGGGAAGACTTCCAGTTCTCCATCCTCGGCGCCAATGGCCTGACGGAGATCAAGAACGCCAACCAGGCCAGCATCGACGGCCTGGAGATGGACGTGAACTGGGCCGCCACCTACAACCTGCAGATCGGCGCCGGCGTGGCGTTCTACGACGCCAAGCTGACCGAGAACTACTGCGGCTTCACCGACGACGCCGGCAACCCGGTCACCGACTGCGCCGATCCGGAAGCACCGGACGGCACCCGCCTGCCGGTCACGCCGGAGTTCAAGGGCAACATCATCGCCCGCTACAACTTCACGCTGGGCACGATGGATGCCTTCGTGCAGGGCGACGTGGTGCACGTGGGCTCGCGTACCTCGGACCTGCGCATCCTCGAGCGCGGGATCCTCGGCGACCTTGATGCGTACACGGTGGCCGACCTGTCGGCTGGCATCAGTCGCAACAACTGGACGGCGAGCATCTACATCAACAACGTGTTCGACGAGCGCGCCGACATCTACCGCTTCGCCAGCTGCGCGGAGACCGTGTGCGGTGCTTCGGGCGTGGTGCCGGAATACCCGAACGGGCAGATCTACACCGTGACCAACCAGCCGCGCACGATCGGCATCCGGTTCGGGCAGAAGTTCTAAGGGCGCGCACGAAAGAGGTACGGGGTGAGGGAAGCCGGCGGCAATCGGGGGGTTGCCGCCGGCTGTTTTTCTTGAGCCCTCCACCGCGTAGCCCGGGTAAGCGAAGCGCACCCGGGAACGCGGCGGCCCCAAGGTGCGCGGTGTGCCCCGGGTGCGCTGCGCTTACCCGGGCTACGTCCACACGACATGCCGGCGACCAGTAGACTGCGCCCAACGGGTTGGGGGTCGGCGGGGTCGATGAGGACACTGGTTCTGGGTGGCTACGGCAACTTTGGCGCGCGCATCTGCCGTGCCCTGGCCGGCGATCCTTCCATCCATCTGCTCGTCGCAGGACGCAACCGCGACCAGGCGCAGCAACTCGTCGACACGCTGGATGGCACCGCCAGCGCGGTGGCCGTCGACTTCACGGCAGCGGACTTCGCGCAGACCCTCAGGCAGCTGGACGTGGGACTGGTCGTGCACGCGGCCGGGCCGTTCCAGCAGCAGTCGTACGCCGCGGCACATGCCGCCGCCGAGGCCGGCGCGCACTACATCGACCTCGCCGACGGCCGGCGCTTCGTCTGCGACTTTCCGTCAGCGCTAGACGCGCAGTTCCAGGTCGCCGCGCGCATCGGCATCACCGGGGCGAGCACGGTCCCGGCCCTGTCATCGGCCGTGGTCGAGCATCTGTGCGCGGGGTGGACCGCGATCGATTCGATCGATATCTGCATCGCGCCCGCGCAGACCGCGCCGCGCGGCAAGGCGACGCTGGCGGCGGTGCTCAGCTACTGCGGCGAGCCAATCAGGATCTGGCGCGGCGGAGCATGGAGCCAGGCGCCGGGCTGGGCCAGCCCGGAGCGCGTCGACTTCCTGCGCATGCGCCCGCGCATCGGCGCGCTGTGCGACATCCCTGATCTCGAGCTTTTTCCGACGCACTACGCCGTGCGTGACCGCGTGATGTTCCGGGCCGCGCTGGAAGTCGGGATCACCCAGCGAGCATTCGCGCTGCTGGCGGCGCTGCGCGCCCGTGGCCTGCTGCGACGGCCCGAGCGACTGGCCGGCCTGTTGAATCGAACCGCCGTTGCGCTCGACCCCCTCGGCACGGCGCTGGGCGGGATGGTCGTCCGCGTCGAAGGCCTCGACGGGCACGGGCGTCCTGCCCGTCGCGCCTGGCACATCGCGGCCGACAACGATCATGGCCCCGAGATCCCGTGCATGCCCGCGATCCTGCTGGCGCGCAGGCTGGCCGCCGGTACCGCGATGCCGGCCGGCGCCTTCACCGCCACCGGTCTGTTGTCGCTGACCGAGTTCCAGGGCGAGTTCGCACGCTGGGGCATGGTGACCGACATCGTCGACGAAACTGCGACGTCCACTTGCGAGCCCATCACGGACGCCACTCCCGCATGACGACCTACCTGCTGGTGAAGTGGATCCACATCCTGTCGAGCGTGGTGCTGGTCGGCACGGGCTTCGGCACCGCCTTCTATCTGTTCTTCGGCAACCGCAGCGGCAACGTGCAGGCACAGGCCGTGGTCGCGCGACTGGTGGTGCGCGCCGACTGGTGGTTCACCACGCCGGCGGTGCTGATCCAGCCTGCCAGCGGTTTCCTGATGGCCCACCTGGCCGGCTGGCCGCTGACGACACCGTGGCTGGCGCTGTCGATCGGCCTGTATCTGGTGACCGGCGCGCTCTGGTTGCCGGTGGTGTGGCTGCAGGTCCGGATGGCGGCCATGGCGACTGCAGCGGCCAAGGGCGGCGACGAACTGCCGGCCCGGTACTGGCGCTATGCGGGATGGTGGGAGGCACTCGGCTACCCGGCCTTCGCGGCCATGCTGGCGGTGTTCTACCTTATGGTGGCCAAGCCTGCGAGCTGGTCGCAGCTCCTTCCCTGATGCCACGACGGCCTTTGCCGATGACCATGACGACTCGTCGCGATGCGATACCCAGGATCGGCCTGGCGCTGGTCGTGGCGTTCCTCGCCTTCGGTTGGCTGGTTGCAGGCACCCATGCAGCCGGGACTCCATTGCACTCCGTCGTGCTTGTCGTTCCTGTTGCCGGCGGTGGCACATGACCGCACTGGTCGTGCTTCCCGGTCTGGACGGGACCGCGACCCTGTTGTCCGCTTTCGCCGACGCGGTTCGCCCGCACTTCTCCTCGGTGCAGGTTGTTTCCTACCCGAGAGATCAGATCCTGGATTACCGGGAACTTGAAGCTATCGCCCGAAGCGAACTGCCCACCGATGCCCCATTCGTCCTGCTGGGCGAATCGTTCTCCGGTCCCATTGCGATGTCGATTGCCGCCAACCCACCAGAAGGGCTGGTCGGCCTGGTGCTCTCGACCACCTTCTCGCGTCGCCCGGTCCCTTCGCTGTTGCCGTTTGCACCTTTTACCTCGATCGCACCGGTCCGGCGCTTGCCGGAGTCGTTGCTTTCCTGGCTGCTGCTGGGAGATTGGGCCACGCCCGGTCTGCGGTCGTCGCTGCGAAGCGCGCTGGCGTCGGTGTCGCCCCGCGTTTTGAAGACCAGGGCCGCGGCGGCACTCCGGGTCGACTGCTCGGCCTGCCTGGAGAGGATCAAGGTTCCGGTCCTGTACTTGCGTGCTACCGGGGACCGGCTGATATCCAGGACCATTGCCGACAGCATCGCTGCGACGACACCCCAGGTCACCGTGGTAGACATCGCCGGACCGCACCTCCTGCTCCAGGCCGCACCCGGTCCATGCGCCGCCGCAGTAGTCGGGTTCTCGACCCAGACCCCAGCGGAGTACCTTGGTGATCACGGCACGTCCGCACGTCACAGTCCCATTCCGCAGAGACCCGCATGAACAAGCCGATCCCGCTGATTGCCGTTGCCGCCCTGATGGCTGTTGCTGCTGCGGGGACTTCGTTCGCTTCCGGGTCGGGCAGCGCGGCGGGCACGAAAGCTGCCGCAGATCCGTTGTTCGACACCATCTCGACGATGGATACCGAGGTGTTTGGCGCGTTCAACACGTGCAGTGAGCCGGGGCAACTGCAGAAGCACGCAAGTTACTTCGCCCCCGATGTCGAGTTCTATCACGACACCGGCGGCGTAACCTGGTCGCGGCAGGAGATGCTCGCCAACACCGAGAAGTACGTCTGCGGCCATTTCCGCCGCGAGCTGGTGCCAGGCACGCTCGTGGTCTATCCGATCAAGGATTTCGGTGCGATCGAACAGGGCTCGCATCGTTTCTGCCAGTTCGATACGGGCAAGTGCGAGGGCCTGGCCGACTTCCTGATCGTGTGGAACAACAACAACGGAAAGTGGCAGATCACGCGGGTGCTCAGTTATGGGCACCGGGCCAACAAGTAGTTGCCAGGCGAGGCGCGGCCCGGAGAGATCTACCTCTTCCGAGTCGAGGCCCTCATGAGGTCAGCTGTCAGGCAGCGGCGAGCTTGAGTTTGCCAACCCGCTGCAAGTCGACGTGCTGGCGTGCGACCCAAAGGTCGTAAGCATCCTGCATGGCAAGCCAGCTCTCAGGAGAACGGCCTATCGCCTTGGACAGGCGCAGTGCCATCTCCGGGGTGATGCGGCTGGCTCCCTTGAGGACGCGACTGAGGGTGGACGCCGCCACATCCAGCTTCCCGGCCAGCTCACGACCGCTGATGCCGTTGGGCTCGAGGTAGATGTCGGTGATGAACTCACCCGGATGGGGAGGATTGTGCATAGTCATTAGTGATAGTCCTCGTAATCCAGGACGTAGGCGTTCCCGTCCTTGAACTCGTACGTCATCCGCCCGTTGCCGTTGACCGTGATTGCCCAGCGCCCCCGCATGTCGCCCTTCAGTGCGTGCAGTCGGAACCCCGGGATGTCCATGTCCTCCATGACCTGTGCTGTGTCAAGCGCAGACAATTGCATCCGGAGCCGTCTGGCATGGCTTGCCTGGACACCCGACGCGCTGCCTGTCTCAAAGAGTCGGCGCAATCCTTTGTGCCGGAACGACTTGATCATACCCCACTGTATCATGTTGCGCACCACGCAACAAACGAGCCCCGGTGCCGACCAAGCGTATGCTCAGTTGCGCTCCTGGGCCGCAGGATCGGTGTGAACAAGGCTTCAACCGCCAGCAGCGACAATTCGCCTTCCGGGCATTCGGAGATTCCAGGATGAAGTACCAGGGAAGCTGCCATTGCGGCCGCGTCGCGTTCGAAGTGGAAGGCACCATCGACAGCGGCCTGTCGTGCAATTGCTCCATGTGCGGCCGCAAAGGTTCGCTGCTCTGGTTCGTTCCGCGCGACCAGATGCAGCTGAAGACCCCCGAGGATGCGGCGAGCACCTACCTGTTCAACAAGCACTTGATCAAGCACCGCTTCTGCCCGGTGTGCGGGATCCATCCGTATGGCGAGGGCACCGACCCGAA
Above is a genomic segment from Lysobacter sp. S4-A87 containing:
- a CDS encoding saccharopine dehydrogenase NADP-binding domain-containing protein, whose translation is MRTLVLGGYGNFGARICRALAGDPSIHLLVAGRNRDQAQQLVDTLDGTASAVAVDFTAADFAQTLRQLDVGLVVHAAGPFQQQSYAAAHAAAEAGAHYIDLADGRRFVCDFPSALDAQFQVAARIGITGASTVPALSSAVVEHLCAGWTAIDSIDICIAPAQTAPRGKATLAAVLSYCGEPIRIWRGGAWSQAPGWASPERVDFLRMRPRIGALCDIPDLELFPTHYAVRDRVMFRAALEVGITQRAFALLAALRARGLLRRPERLAGLLNRTAVALDPLGTALGGMVVRVEGLDGHGRPARRAWHIAADNDHGPEIPCMPAILLARRLAAGTAMPAGAFTATGLLSLTEFQGEFARWGMVTDIVDETATSTCEPITDATPA
- a CDS encoding DUF2269 domain-containing protein, with the protein product MTTYLLVKWIHILSSVVLVGTGFGTAFYLFFGNRSGNVQAQAVVARLVVRADWWFTTPAVLIQPASGFLMAHLAGWPLTTPWLALSIGLYLVTGALWLPVVWLQVRMAAMATAAAKGGDELPARYWRYAGWWEALGYPAFAAMLAVFYLMVAKPASWSQLLP
- a CDS encoding alpha/beta hydrolase gives rise to the protein MTALVVLPGLDGTATLLSAFADAVRPHFSSVQVVSYPRDQILDYRELEAIARSELPTDAPFVLLGESFSGPIAMSIAANPPEGLVGLVLSTTFSRRPVPSLLPFAPFTSIAPVRRLPESLLSWLLLGDWATPGLRSSLRSALASVSPRVLKTRAAAALRVDCSACLERIKVPVLYLRATGDRLISRTIADSIAATTPQVTVVDIAGPHLLLQAAPGPCAAAVVGFSTQTPAEYLGDHGTSARHSPIPQRPA
- a CDS encoding nuclear transport factor 2 family protein — encoded protein: MNKPIPLIAVAALMAVAAAGTSFASGSGSAAGTKAAADPLFDTISTMDTEVFGAFNTCSEPGQLQKHASYFAPDVEFYHDTGGVTWSRQEMLANTEKYVCGHFRRELVPGTLVVYPIKDFGAIEQGSHRFCQFDTGKCEGLADFLIVWNNNNGKWQITRVLSYGHRANK
- a CDS encoding HigA family addiction module antitoxin; amino-acid sequence: MTMHNPPHPGEFITDIYLEPNGISGRELAGKLDVAASTLSRVLKGASRITPEMALRLSKAIGRSPESWLAMQDAYDLWVARQHVDLQRVGKLKLAAA
- a CDS encoding type II toxin-antitoxin system RelE/ParE family toxin, whose amino-acid sequence is MIKSFRHKGLRRLFETGSASGVQASHARRLRMQLSALDTAQVMEDMDIPGFRLHALKGDMRGRWAITVNGNGRMTYEFKDGNAYVLDYEDYH
- a CDS encoding GFA family protein, which encodes MKYQGSCHCGRVAFEVEGTIDSGLSCNCSMCGRKGSLLWFVPRDQMQLKTPEDAASTYLFNKHLIKHRFCPVCGIHPYGEGTDPKGNPIAAINLRCLEDVDHAAIPVHEYDGKSK